In Ovis canadensis isolate MfBH-ARS-UI-01 breed Bighorn chromosome 3, ARS-UI_OviCan_v2, whole genome shotgun sequence, one DNA window encodes the following:
- the LOC138436332 gene encoding olfactory receptor 8S1-like — protein MALGNHSTMMESILLGLSSDPHTQALLFVLFLLVYLLTLTGNMTMMQVIKADSHLHTPMYYFLSHLSFLDLCFSSVTVPKMLENLLSNRKTISVESCLAQAFFVFITAGTEASLLSVMAYGRCVAICQPLLYGQVMSEQWYALLVWGSWSLGILNTLISAPLATKMGFCDTHIIPHYSCELPSVFLLSCSDASTNLIAMLWSLIPHGLVTSLSIFFCACIVSTILSITSISGRSKAFSMCSSRLTTVILFSGSIILRYFMPTSGCSLELVSSVLYSVVIPMLNPLIYSLRNKEVKAALQRTLGKYLQCF, from the exons ATGGCCTTGGGAAACCACAGCACCATGATGGAATCTATCCTCCTCGGGCTCTCTAGTGATCCCCATACCCAGGCTCTGCTCTTCGTGCTGTTCCTGCTGGTTTACCTCCTGACCTTGACAGGAAACATGACAATGATGCAAGTAATCAAGGCTGATTCTCACcttcacacccccatgtactacTTCCTGAGTCACCTCTCCTTCTTAGACCTCTGTTTCTCCTCTGTTACTGTGCCGAAGATGTTGGAAAACCTCCTTTCTAACAGGAAAACCATCTCTGTAGAGAGCTGTCTGGCTCaggctttctttgtgtttatcacTGCAGGGACTGAAGCCTCTCTACTCTCAGTCATGGCCTATGGCCGCTGTGTTGCCATCTGCCAACCACTACTCTACGGCCAGGTGATGAGTGAACAGTGGTATGCACTGCTTGTGTGGGGTTCATGGAGCCTGGGCATTCTGAACACACTCATCAGTGCCCCTCTGGCAACGAAAATGGGCTTCTGTGATACCCATATCATTCCACACTATAGCTGTGaactgccctcagtcttccttctctcttgctCAGATGCTTCCACCAACCTCATTGCCATGCTCTGGTCCCTCATTCCACACGGCCTTGTAACTTCCCTCTCAATCTTCTTTTGCGCCTGCATAGTCTCCACCATCTTGAGCATCACCTCTATCTCTGGCAGAAGCAAAGCTTTTTCTATGTGCTCCTCCCGCCTCACCACAGTAATCTTGTTCTCTGGTTCAATAA ttctcCGTTATTTCATGCCAACCTCAGGATGCTCTCTGGAGCTGGTCTCCTCTGTGCTGTACAGCGTAGTCATTCCCATGCTGAATCCTCTCATCTACAGCCTAAGGAACAAGGAGGTGAAAGCAGCTCTGCAAAGAACACTGGGAAAGTATTTACAATGTTTTTGA